One Setaria viridis chromosome 3, Setaria_viridis_v4.0, whole genome shotgun sequence DNA window includes the following coding sequences:
- the LOC117847079 gene encoding chitinase 10 has product MARLFLPAILLALVLVVSNAGAAEAAWWSGWRWDCLFPNNGRGGYGDHGHDGDLPSHSHSHVASIVTEDLYRSFFLHKDDAACPARGFYNYTSFLRAADAFPAFGGDGGNATRRREVAAFLAQISHETTGGWATAPDGPFAWGLCFKEEINPQSNYCDANNTQWPCVPGKSYHGRGPIQLSWNYNYGPAGKAVGFDGLREPEVVAGDPEVAFKTALWFWMTPRAPKPSCHDVMVGRYRPSGDDLAKNRTAGFGLTTNIINGGIECGPSGKPAPVEDRIGFFKRYCGMLGVDVGPNLDCANQQPYSSPS; this is encoded by the exons ATGGCGCGCCTGTTCCTCCCTGCCATCTTGCTGGCCCTCGTGCTGGTCGTCTCCAACGCCGGTgccgcggaggcggcgtggtggtcgGGGTGGAGGTGGGACTGCCTGTTCCCCAACAACGGCCGCGGCGGCTACGGCGACCACGGCCACGACGGCGACCTCCCgagccacagccacagccacgTGGCGTCGATCGTAACGGAGGACCTGTACCGCTCCTTCTTCCTGCACAAGGACGACGCCGCCTGCCCCGCGCGCGGCTTCTACAACTACACCTccttcctccgcgccgccgacgcgttCCCGGCgttcggcggcgacggcggcaacgCCACCCGGAGGCGCGAGGTGGCGGCGTTCCTGGCGCAGATCTCCCACGAGACGACCGGCGGGTGGGCGACGGCGCCTGACGGGCCCTTCGCGTGGGGCCTCTGCTTCAAGGAGGAGATCAACCCGCAGAGCAACTACTGCGACGCCAACAACACCCAGTGGCCGTGCGTCCCCGGCAAGTCCTACCATGGCCGCGGACCCATCCAGCTCTCATG GAACTACAACTACGGGCCGGCGGGCAAGGCGGTGGGCTTCGACGGGCTGCGGGagccggaggtggtggcgggcgaCCCGGAGGTGGCGTTCAAGACGGCGCTGTGGTTCTGGATGACGCCGCGGGCGCCCAAGCCGTCGTGCCACGACGTGATGGTGGGGCGCTACCGGCCCAGCGGCGACGACCTGGCGAAGAACCGGACGGCGGGGTTCGGGCTGACGACCAACATCATCAACGGCGGGATCGAGTGCGGACCGAGCGGGAAGCCCGCGCCGGTGGAGGACCGGATCGGCTTCTTCAAGCGGTACTGCGGCATGCTCGGCGTCGACGTCGGGCCCAACTTGGACTGCGCCAACCAGCAGCCCTATTCCAGTCCTAGCTAG
- the LOC140222328 gene encoding hydrophobic protein LTI6B, with protein MSEGTANCVDILIAIILPPLGVFLKHGCGHEFWICLLLTFLGYLPGIIYAIYAITK; from the coding sequence aTGTCGGAGGGGACGGCGAACTGCGTCGACATCCTGATCGCCATCATCCTGCCGCCGCTGGGGGTGTTCCTCAAGCACGGGTGCGGGCACGAGTTCTGGATCTGCCTCCTCCTCACCTTCCTCGGCTACCTCCCCGGCATCATCTACGCCATCTACGCCATCACCAAGTAG
- the LOC117846828 gene encoding chromatin structure-remodeling complex protein BSH: MKTVSLGASRPSTVNFRMPTRDNLVPIRVDIEVDGQRYRDAFTWNPRDPDSEIISFAKRTAKDLKLPANFVPQMLQSIQGQLAEFRSYEGQEMQIKEKIVPLKIDLRVNNTVIRDQFLWDIGNLDSDPEEFARTLCDDLNVTDPEVGPAIAVSIREQLYEIASQSVSVMREKQLSKKGRRAPEFSSNSKAVNNAVDLFKYFGSKGSVIRKRKEWYLYEPVVDVVANEEDGKEEPNNSSRPKKRAEEEKVASLQSL; encoded by the exons ATGAAGACGGTCAGCCTCGGCGCCTCCAGGCCATCCACCGTCAACTTCCGCAT GCCGACGAGGGACAACCTGGTGCCGAtacgcgtcgacatcgaggtGGACGGCCAGCGCTACAGGGACGCCTTCACCTGGAACCCGCGCG ACCCCGACTCAGAGATCATCAGCTTCGCAAAGCGGACGGCCAAGGACCTCAAGCTGCCGGCCAATTTCGTCCCCCAGATGCTCCAGTCCATCCAG GGGCAACTTGCGGAGTTCCGCTCCTACGAGGGGCAGGAGATGCAGATCAAGGAGAAGATTGTGCCTCTCAAG ATTGACCTCCGAGTGAACAACACTGTAATAAGAGACCAGTTCTTATGG GATATTGGCAACCTTGATAGTGACCCTGAGGAATTTGCAAGGACGTTATGTGATGATTTGAACGTTACAGATCCTGAAGTTGGG CCTGCAATAGCTGTTTCCATCCGTGAGCAGCTTTATGAG ATTGCTAGTCAGAGTGTCTCTGTTATGAGAGAAAAGCAATTGTCCAAGAAGGGAAGGCGAGCACCAGAATTTTCTTCGAATAG CAAAGCCGTGAACAATGCAGTGGACTTGTTCAAGTATTTCGGCAGCAAAGGAAGCGTCATTCG GAAAAGGAAGGAATGGTATCTGTATGAGCCCGTTGTCGACGTTGTAGCTAATGAGGAAGATGGAAAAGAGGAGCCTAATAATTCTAGTAG GCCGAAGAAGCGAGCAGAAGAAGAGAAAGTTGCAAGTCTTCAATCCCTTTGA